The genomic interval atggccttactgaagagatcagtgactttcaacatggcaccgtcataggatgccacatttccaacaagtcatttcgtcaaatttctgccctgctagagctgccccggtcaactataagtgtTGTTATTTTGAAGTGAAAACGTCTACGAGCAACAACTctgccgcaaagtggtaggctacacaagctcacagaatgggaccgccgagtgcgtAAAAATCgactgtcctcggttacaacactcactaccgagttccactGGAAACAACAtctgcacaagaactgttcatcgggagcttcatgaaatgggtttccatggccgagcagccgcacacaagcctaagatcaccatgcgcaatgccaagtgtcgcctggaatggtgtaaagctcgccgccattggactctggagcagtggaaatgctttctctggagtgatgaatccccctcaccatctggcagtccgatggacgaatctgggtttggcggattccaggagaacgctacctgctcgaatgcatagtggcaactgtaaagtttggtggaggaggaataatggtcttgggcttTTCATGGTTcaagctaggccccttagttccagtgaagggaaatctgtggcaacagtttggggaaggctctttcccgtttcagcatgacaatgcccccgtgcacaaagcgaggtccaaacagaaatggtttgtcgagattggtgtgttagaacttgactgtcctgcacagagccctgacctcaaccccatcgaacaccttttatgagagagagtggccagacagatgcTACTGAGAAAAAGGCATGATAGCATGcaagtttgcaaaaaggcacaggAAAGACAGATCATAAGGCGAAAgagtctgtggtctgatgagacaaaaatgttactttttggcctgaatgaagcgctatgtctggagaaaaccaggcaaagctcatcacccgtctaacaccatccctaccgtgaagcatggtggtggcagcatcatgctatggggatgctttttcgcgacagggactgggagtctgGATACAGGGAAcgatgaatggagccaaatacaggttgatgagaacctgcttcagagtgcaaattaCCTTAGACTGGGGGGCGCATAcatttacattccaacaggacaatgaccccaagcatacaaccAAAGCAAcgttggaatggcttcagaacaagaatgtgaaagtccttgagtggcccagccaaagcccagacttgaatcccattgaaaatctgtggaaagactcgaagattgctgttcaccgccactccatctaacttaacagaacTTGAGAtaatctgcaaggaagaaaatccccaaatccagatgtgcaaagaagacatacccaagatgactcatagctgtaattgccgccaaaggtgcttctacaaagtattgactcagtatTGACtcgtctaaaaacatgttttcattatggggtattgtgtgtagatcggtgagattaaaaaatatattttgtccaTTTTGaactcaggctgtaacaacaatttCTGAACGCACTGTATATGGGCTGCTTTATTAGCCATATATCTGTAcagatgtaaaaaaataaatatatatataataattcaaAATCTCTCGAGCCGCCAGTTCTGATTATAGACTGCATGTACACGGACCAATATAGATGAATAGAGGGCACACTTGCCACTAGATGGGAAAGCCCTCTATGGACTTTGCTATCACAGAAGCGATCCATGGCAAAGATCAGGTGCGCCCTGTATACATTTAAGGATTAAATTACTTCACTATTCGAATAATATGACATTTTTATTCGGATATCCGGATAGTCGAAAGACATGttttaaagaagaaaaaaaaaactgtgTGTGACAGTCTATGTGTGTggcacagagggatagagagaaagtaGCCAAACCGACTCACGCTAGTTAGACAAACATATTGCTGCCATAGGTTATCTATCATACCATCTGGTagaggctagctagctacagtagccagCTAAGTTAGCGAGATAAAGTAGCAAGGCTCCATTCATATATAtaacagcctacctgttggttgaTCATTGTAGCCTACTTCTTATTTAgccaattttttgtccattttgcATTGCTTGCTTCACATGAAGCCTGTGACTATCGCCGCTTTGATTGACAGACAGTAACAAAAAGCTACACCTGTGAAGGCTACCGGTGTATCTTTTTTTAATGGGGAGCTGTCATGAAACTGTTGTTTtataaaaatgtcaaatgtaatggTCTATCCTTGTAGGCTATGCATCAATGTCAGTTTTATTTCATTTTAGACAAACCCTTTTCattgttaaaatatatatttttttattctcaaATGAATACTCTCCAAGTAATCTAATACCAATGTCCGTTCGGAGAGTCAAATAAACGTGCCCATCCCTAATACATTTCTATGGACAGCAGCTgtcatgacatttctccaaacagcCTTTCTCTGCTCGCTCGAGAACTAAATTAAGAAATAAGTTGATACATTTGACAAAGTAACTGTAATAATATTACCAAATGTGAAAAAGTAACGAGTTACTTTACACTGTTACTCATaaaagtaatctgattacataATGCATTACCCCCAACGCTGCCAAGGACACAGAGGCTGACatacaaacaaataaacacaaaCATACCTTCTCCTCTGTGTCGGCAAACATGAGAATCACGTCTTCCACATCAAACTGCAGCGTCCCGTCTTCTGAAGCGTGACCCTCCAGCGCCACTCCCTGATATCAATCACAGCGCCACATAAACAACTTTTAGACAAACTCAGCAGAAATGCTAATAGTAACGTTGAATTAAACTTATAATATATTATAAAGAGAGTACCACTACTACAATAGAGAATCACCTTGATAAGGAAACCAGGTGGATTCTGGGAGTCTGAGTAATTTCCAGTCTTCTTTGCATCACCTGCCTGCAGGGCCTGGGaagccccttctccctcctccaccttcaTCTCCACCTGGCTGGCCTCCGCAGGGGGGAAGGAGTGCCTCTCAGAGGGGGGGAAGGAGCAGCGTGGAGCAGGACGAGGTGGGGGCTTGGCTTTAACATTCTCTGGAGAAACAGGTGCACTCTCCTGCTCAGTGTCATGTGGGACGTCGCTCTCTGTGGACATTGGAAGAGCCTCCTGACTGATTGTGACTTCACACCCAGTCACCTCTGACATTTGAACTTGCCCTTGCCCGACGGATTGGCTAGGGCCCTGCTCCTCTGAAGCCCCACCCTCTCGGACATCACTCAGACCCTCTGACGCAACGTCGCTCCCGACCCCGTTGTCGCTGTCACACGCCGACCGCCTGTTGGGCGTAGCAGCGCCGTTGGAGCTCAGCTCGTCTGAGAAGTCGGACGTTTCTGACGTGAGGACGCTGTGAGTGCCCTCATCTGCCTCTCCTGCGAGGGAAACGTGCTCCTCAGAGATGCTCTGGGTGTGGGTCTCGTTGCTGTTTTCGGGGGCTGCGGATGCTTGGAGGGATGTGTGGTCCGAGGGGAAGGCAGTGTTACAGGGGATGGGTGCCGAGATGACCAGGGATTTCTTCTTCTTGGACTTGGTGctaagagaggagatagagggtgaGTTAATCTGGCTGGTGGCAGAACATTTGGTCTGATATTCTCAGATCATTTTCCAAATTTCAGACTTATTGAGAGACAGTCAAgaataaatatttgtttttttcAATTGAAAATAAATTGACTGTTGACTTTTACTTGATTagcaatatatacagtatatcacatatgGACTATGAGAGGCTAAACCAATGTGATACATTCTCATGGTCATCTAAATCACTGACCCGTTGAGGCCTTTGATGATGAACGCTTTTCCTGAATGCTGAGTCTCCAGCTTCTTCATCACACTGTAAAGCTCATGGTTCAGCTGCAACCAATAGGGGTTATTCTATTAGTCAATATCAGTCGACTTGCAGTACATTTCTTAATCTGATCAGTGAGATGCCACACTACATCACACAGAGTAACATCTATTATTTATATCAGTGATGCAGATGTGTCAAAAATACTGTAATCGCTTTATTCCTTTTGGGAGAATAAAATCCATATTTAGAATGTAGGAAAAAAACAACCTCACCAAACTTATTTCCTTATAGAAGACATCCCTCAGGTTGGAAATGTTTTGAAAGACGGTCACGTAACAGCCAATCCGGCTTCAGACAAAAGGGGAAATAGTCTGTTACACTGGAGCCACTTGGTGCAAATAAGTTCAGGCTGTTTACAGATAGAAATATACTAGACAAAGGATTCTTCTTTCTACACTGAATAGAAATATGAACTCaatgtgcaacaatttcaaagattttactgcgtTACGGTTCATAAGGAAAATCAGTCCATTTAGAATGATTGTATTAGGCCCTAacctatggatttcaaatgactgggaatGTGACGCATTTCTTTTGAATAGTTGAccaagctgttgattgtggcctgtggaatgttgtcccactcctcttcaatggctgtgtgaagttgctggatatcggTGGCAACTGGAACAAGCTGCTGTATACGTAGATCCATAGCATCTCAAACTGCTCAATGGGTGTCATGTCTGGGGAGTATGCAGGCCAATGGAAGatggacattttcagcatccaggaattgtgtacagatccttgtgacaagGGGctgtacattatcatgctgaaacaggtgatggcggcggatgaatggcacgacaacgagcctcaggatctcgtaacggtatctctgtgcagtcaaattgccatagataaaatgcaattgtgttcgttgtccgtagcttatgcctgcccataccataaccccaccgccaccatggggcactctgttcacaacattgacatcagcaaaccgctcgcccacacgacaccatctgtccagtacagttgaaaccgggattaatctgtaaaaagcacacttctccagtgtgacAGTGGCCATCGtaggtgaacatttgcccactgaagtcagttaagaaaccgaactgcaatcaggtcaagatgagcttccctgagactgtttctgatagtttgtgcagaaattcttcaatTTCGCAAACCcaaagtttcatcagctgtccgggtacaATTCTCAGATGATCCCGGAGGTGaagaaaccggatgtggaggtcttgggcatgtgtggttacacgtggtctgcagttgtgaggccagttagacgtactgccaaattctctaaaatcatgttggaggcagcatatggtagagaaattgacattcaattctctggtaacagctctggtggacattcctgcagtccgcATGGCAATTCCACCCTCCCTTAACTTGAGACTTTGTgagattgtgttgtgtgacaaaacagcacattttagtgtggtcttttattgtccccagctcaatgtgcacctgtgtaataatcatgctgtttaatcagcttcttgatatgccacacctgtcaggtggatgaaatatattggcaaaggacaaatgctcactaacagggatgtaaacaaatgtgtgcatcatttgagagaaataagctttttgtgcatttggaacatttctgggatctttaatttcagtttatgcaacatgggaccaagactttacatgttgcgttcatatttttgttcagtatacatgttAGTTCAATTCTACCATGTCTGCTCTACACATTCTGAACACTCCATCCCATTAAATAGGCCCCTGCATACACAGCCATTCTCATGGCCAGTCTTTTGGAACCACTACTAGTTTACAGTAAGCTGGTCGAGTTCATTACGGTATGCAACTGAACAATATTTGAAAACATTTTGTAACAGAAAATGAACATTCAGTATTTCATAAGTACAGTAGTTCACCCATTTCAGTAAAACAAATTTTTTTTCATGCATAATGAACATGATGCTGATGTGCTGTGGTCCATTGACTTTACCTTTGATAGAGAACAGGCAGCTCCTCCCTCATCTCTTTGTTGATTTCCTCAAACACACTCTGGGCTATGTTGAACTCCT from Salvelinus alpinus chromosome 2, SLU_Salpinus.1, whole genome shotgun sequence carries:
- the LOC139564909 gene encoding bridging integrator 2-like → MAENKMGQNIGAGAGIFAKRVQKSLNRAQEKVMQKLGKNMETKDEQFEQHSQNLLKQQNDGGRLFKEVQAYFRAVKVMHETSKRLSQTLRDVYEPDWQGGEDLSVIMESEDLLWNDYEEKLTDQIVRTMENYTGQFHEVKERLAKRGRKLVDYDSSRHHLEALQNTKKKDDAKITKAEEEFNIAQSVFEEINKEMREELPVLYQSRIGCYVTVFQNISNLRDVFYKEISLLNHELYSVMKKLETQHSGKAFIIKGLNGTKSKKKKSLVISAPIPCNTAFPSDHTSLQASAAPENSNETHTQSISEEHVSLAGEADEGTHSVLTSETSDFSDELSSNGAATPNRRSACDSDNGVGSDVASEGLSDVREGGASEEQGPSQSVGQGQVQMSEVTGCEVTISQEALPMSTESDVPHDTEQESAPVSPENVKAKPPPRPAPRCSFPPSERHSFPPAEASQVEMKVEEGEGASQALQAGDAKKTGNYSDSQNPPGFLIKGVALEGHASEDGTLQFDVEDVILMFADTEEKQESMAKGVKEKTCI